Proteins encoded by one window of Agelaius phoeniceus isolate bAgePho1 chromosome 3, bAgePho1.hap1, whole genome shotgun sequence:
- the DSE gene encoding dermatan-sulfate epimerase isoform X2, translating to MYEASYRRGWGFQYLHNHQPTNCVALLAGSLVLMNQGYLQEAYLWTKQVLAIMEKSVVLLREVTDGSLYEGVAYGSYTTRSLFQYMFLVQRHFDINHFSHPWLKQHFAFMYRTVLPGFQRTVAIADSNYNWFYGPESQLVFLDKFVMRNGSGNWLAEQIRRNRVVEGPGTPSKGQRWCTLHTEFLWYDASLRSVPPPDYGVPKLHYFEDWGVVTYGSALPAEINRPFLSFKSGKLGGRAIYDIVHKNKYKEWIKGWRNFNAGHEHPDQNSFTFAPNGVPFITEALYGPKYTFFNNVLMFSPAVSKSCFSPWEGQITEDCSSKWLKYKHDLAGDCQGRVVAAMERSGVVFIRGEGVGAYNPKLKLRKLQRNLILLHPQLLLLVDQIHLEDDSPLEAATSFFHNVDVPFEETVVDDVHGAFIRHRDGIYKMYWMDDTGHSEKATIASRMYPRGYPYNGTNYVNVTTLLRHPITRAIYLFIGPSVDVQSFTVRGDSPQLDVFVTTGEHAYAVYLWPIEDGSRSAFAQVIADRQKIVFDRASAIRSSTVPEVKDYIGIVERNLQHFKPVFQQLEKQILSRVRNTASFRKTAERLLRFSDKRQTEEAIDRIFAISQRQQQQQRGRAKKNRKVAKGYKFVDAVPDIFAQIEVNERKVRQKAQTQAQKELPVDEDEEMKDLLDFADITYVKHKTGVSIKGRSGLAQMVATARSAPSISASYTRLFLILNIAIFFVMLAMQLTYFQKAKRLHGQRCLYAILLVDSCILLWLYSSCSQSQC from the exons ATGTACGAAGCATCATACAGACGTGGATGGGGCTTCCAGTACCTTCACAACCACCAGCCTACCAACTGTGTGGCCCTGCTGGCTGGAAGCCTGGTTCTGATGAATCAAG GCTACCTTCAGGAAGCTTACTTGTGGACCAAGCAAGTGTTGGCAATCATGGAGAAGTCAGTAGTCCTGCTGCGGGAGGTCACAGATGGCTCCCTCTATGAAGGGGTGGCTTATGGCAGCTACACAACCAGATCACTGTTTCAGTACATGTTTCTTGTCCAAAGGCATTTTGACATCAATCACTTCAGCCACCCCTGgctcaagcagcattttgcATTTATGTATAGGACTGTCCTGCCAG GGTTCCAGAGAACTGTGGCCATCGCAGATTCCAACTATAACTGGTTCTACGGGCCGGAGAGCCAGCTGGTGTTTCTCGACAAGTTTGTCATGCGCAATGGCAGCGGGAACTGGCTGGCAGAGCAGATCAGAAGGAACCGAGTGGTGGAGGGCCCAGGCACACCATCCAAAGGGCAGAGGTGGTGCACTCTCCACACTGAATTTCTCTG GTATGATGCAAGTTTGCGCTCTGTACCTCCACCAGACTATGGAGTTCCTAAGCTACATTATTTTGAGGACTGGGGAGTGGTGACTTACGGAAGTGCTTTGCCAGCTGAAATCAACAggccttttctttccttcaagTCAGGAAAGCTGGGAGGACGTGCAATATATGATATTGTTCATAAGAACAAGTACAAAGAGTGGATCAAGGGGTGGAGGAACTTTAATGCTGGCCACGAACACCCAGACCAGAACTCCTTCACTTTCGCTCCCAATGGTGTACCTTTCATAACAGAAGCTCTGTATGGGccaaaatatactttttttaataatgtgttGATGTTTTCCCCTGCTGTGTCTAAGAGCTGCTTCTCCCCATGGGAAGGGCAGATTACAGAAGACTGTTCCTCAAAGTGGCTTAAATATAAACATGACTTGGCTGGAGACTGTCAGGGACGAGTGGTTGCTGCCATGGAGAGAAGCGGGGTGGTTTTTATCAGGGGAGAAGGAGTGGGTGCATACAATCCTAAACTGAAGCTGAGAAAATTGCAACGAAACCTTATACTTCTCCATCCCCAGCTTCTCTTGCTAGTGGACCAAATCCACCTAGAAGATGACAGCCCTCTGGAGGCAGCGACTAGTTTCTTCCACAATGTGGATGTGCCTTTTGAAGAAACAGTTGTTGATGATGTCCATGGGGCCTTTATTAGGCACCGTGATGGGATATATAAGATGTACTGGATGGACGACACTGGCCACAGTGAGAAAGCCACCATTGCCTCGAGGATGTATCCCCGGGGCTACCCCTACAATGGAACAAACTACGTGAATGTAACGACCCTGCTGCGGCACCCCATCACGAGGGCCATCTACCTTTTCATTGGGCCCTCTGTGGACGTGCAGAGCTTCACCGTGCGTGGAGATTCCCCGCAGCTGGATGTTTTTGTGACCACTGGTGAGCATGCTTACGCCGTGTACCTGTGGCCCATTGAGGATGGCTCCCGCTCTGCCTTTGCACAGGTTATTGCAGACCGCCAGAAAATTGTCTTTGACCGAGCCTCTGCCATCAGGAGCTCCACAGTGCCAGAAGTGAAGGACTACATAGGCATCGTGGAGAGGAACCTGCAACATTTTAAGCCCGTCTTCCAGCAGCTTGAGAAGCAGATCCTGTCTCGTGTACGCAACACAGCCAGCTTTAGGAAGACTGCTGAGCGCCTGTTGAGGTTTTCAGATAAGAGGCAGACAGAGGAGGCCATTGACAGGATATTTGCAATctcacagaggcagcagcagcagcaacgtggcagagcaaagaaaaacagaaaggtaGCCAAAGGCTACAAATTTGTTGATGCCGTTCCTGACATTTTTGCACAGATTGAggtaaatgaaagaaaagtgcGACAAAAGGCACAGACTCAAGCACAAAAAGAGTTGCCTGTAGACGAAGATGAGGAAATGAAAGATCTTCTGGACTTTGCAGATATCACTTATGTGAAGCACAAAACTGGGGTGTCAATCAAAGGCCGATCAGGGCTGGCACAGATGGTGGCGACTGCTCGAAGTGCCCCATCGATATCAGCTTCTTATACTCGCCTCTTTCTAATTCTCAACATTGCTATTTTTTTTGTCATGCTAGCAATGCAGCTCACTTATTTCCAGAAGGCCAAGAGACTGCATGGCCAAAGATGTCTGTATGCAATACTTTTAGTAGACAGCTGTATATTATTGTGGCTGTATTCTTCCTGTTCTCAGTCACAATGTTAG